A stretch of Pseudoclavibacter chungangensis DNA encodes these proteins:
- a CDS encoding diacylglycerol/lipid kinase family protein — protein sequence MQVRSSPAADAAARPRVVVLVNPRAGTGIGGELSTGAQLAGFELDVVVLRASTADALARRARAEIARGVDALVVQGGDGMVHLGVGLVAGTAVPLGIVPTGSGNDFARAAGIPRRDPGRAVESIVRALRDPAAGVRRVDAMRVTVEGRTVWAANSVNIGFDSVVNRRANE from the coding sequence GTGCAGGTTCGCTCGTCTCCAGCGGCCGACGCCGCGGCGAGGCCGCGTGTCGTCGTGCTCGTGAATCCCCGTGCGGGTACGGGCATCGGTGGCGAGTTGTCGACGGGCGCGCAGCTCGCCGGTTTCGAGCTCGACGTCGTCGTCCTCCGGGCGTCGACCGCCGACGCGCTCGCGCGGCGCGCGCGGGCCGAGATCGCGCGTGGCGTCGATGCGCTCGTCGTGCAGGGCGGCGACGGGATGGTGCATCTCGGCGTCGGGCTCGTCGCGGGCACGGCGGTGCCGCTCGGCATCGTGCCGACGGGGTCGGGCAACGACTTCGCCCGCGCCGCGGGCATCCCGCGACGTGATCCCGGTCGGGCCGTCGAGTCGATCGTGCGGGCGCTTCGCGATCCCGCGGCCGGTGTTCGGCGGGTCGATGCGATGCGCGTCACGGTCGAGGGGCGCACGGTGTGGGCCGCGAACTCCGTCAACATCGGGTTCGACAGCGTCGTGAACCGGCGCGCGAACGAGTAG
- the radA gene encoding DNA repair protein RadA, which produces MASPRTTKAPYACTACGATSLKWLGQCPECQAWGTIEERGTQAGGARVQAALVPASRAALSIVETPLDQVTHRPTGIGELDRVFGGGIVPGAAILFSGEPGVGKSTLLLELAARIASTGARVLYASAEESVSQVRLRAERTGALEPTLFLASESDLATVLGHIDQVDPALVIVDSVQTVASDTIDSLAGQPSQVREVASALIRVAKQRDVPVVLVGHVTKDGQVAGPRLLEHLVDVVAHVEGDRQTAVRFVRTLKNRFGPTDEVGCFEMTGDGMREVADPSGLFLSERGRQVPGTCVTIALEGRRPLPVEIQALVVATAAPNPRRVTNGVESSRVAMLLAVLERRLGIKLAQSDVYVSTVGGVRLVEPAADLAIVAAIASAASNRPVKPGTIAYGEVSLAGEVRRVTQAALRAAEAVRMGFPQVVSSESENVQTALRHALEPRRTAPDQAAGDGGAGRRGATRSARGSDAAEDA; this is translated from the coding sequence ATGGCAAGCCCCCGCACCACCAAAGCGCCCTACGCGTGCACCGCGTGCGGGGCGACGTCGCTCAAGTGGCTCGGCCAGTGCCCCGAGTGCCAGGCGTGGGGCACGATCGAGGAGCGCGGCACGCAGGCCGGCGGCGCCCGCGTGCAGGCCGCACTCGTCCCCGCGTCCCGGGCGGCGCTCTCGATCGTCGAGACACCCCTCGACCAGGTCACGCACCGCCCGACCGGCATCGGCGAACTCGACCGTGTCTTCGGCGGCGGCATCGTGCCGGGTGCCGCGATCCTCTTCTCGGGCGAACCGGGCGTCGGCAAGTCCACCCTCCTGCTCGAGCTCGCGGCCCGCATCGCCTCGACGGGCGCGCGCGTGCTCTACGCGAGCGCCGAGGAATCCGTCTCGCAGGTGCGCCTGCGCGCCGAACGCACGGGCGCGCTGGAGCCCACCCTCTTCCTCGCGAGCGAGTCCGACCTCGCGACGGTACTCGGCCACATCGACCAGGTCGACCCGGCCCTCGTCATCGTCGACTCCGTCCAGACCGTCGCGAGCGACACGATCGACTCGCTCGCGGGCCAGCCGAGCCAGGTGCGGGAGGTGGCGTCCGCGCTCATCCGCGTCGCGAAGCAACGAGACGTACCCGTCGTGCTCGTCGGCCACGTCACGAAGGACGGCCAGGTCGCGGGTCCGCGCCTGCTCGAACACCTCGTCGACGTCGTCGCGCACGTCGAGGGCGACCGCCAGACCGCGGTGCGCTTCGTGCGCACCCTCAAGAACCGCTTCGGCCCGACCGACGAGGTCGGCTGCTTCGAGATGACGGGCGACGGCATGCGTGAGGTCGCCGACCCGTCAGGCCTCTTCCTCTCGGAGCGCGGCAGGCAGGTGCCGGGCACGTGCGTCACGATCGCGCTCGAGGGTCGCCGTCCGCTGCCCGTCGAGATCCAGGCGCTCGTCGTCGCGACGGCCGCCCCGAACCCGCGACGAGTCACGAACGGCGTCGAATCGAGCCGCGTCGCGATGCTCCTCGCGGTGCTCGAGCGGCGCCTCGGCATCAAGCTCGCGCAGAGCGACGTGTACGTCTCGACCGTGGGCGGCGTGCGCCTCGTCGAACCGGCGGCCGACCTCGCGATCGTCGCCGCCATCGCGAGTGCCGCCTCGAACCGCCCCGTCAAGCCGGGCACGATCGCCTACGGCGAGGTGAGCCTCGCGGGCGAGGTGCGCCGCGTCACGCAGGCAGCGCTCCGAGCGGCCGAGGCCGTGCGCATGGGGTTCCCCCAGGTCGTGTCGAGCGAGAGCGAGAACGTGCAGACCGCACTGCGGCACGCTCTCGAACCGCGCCGCACCGCTCCCGATCAGGCCGCGGGCGACGGTGGGGCGGGACGTCGAGGCGCGACGCGGTCCGCCCGCGGATCGGATGCCGCGGAGGACGCCTGA
- a CDS encoding TetR/AcrR family transcriptional regulator, with translation MPDSSTPRILALAWGLEAAPQRGPKRELSLERIVDAAIEIADAEGIAAVTMQRVAKVFGFSTMALYRYVSTKDDLHQLMFDAALSESSAPIATVDDDDWRAGLGALLRGLVAAYRAHPWALDISLTPDVHFMPGQMRFVDTSLRAMRDLPVSGPTKLGVLVVVSAFARGLAAVEREVLAGTALQPEIRALIEEAVRTAGLPDLRPLVASGAYFDDESRGAAPDPAVAVTEANAILDFGAQVLLAGLDVVIEQMPPESDEVAPPLDPVEQLEAAEAELVRHRELRKQAQRRVQQLEREEAALQKARDRAKELAKAHAKFAAKPDAD, from the coding sequence ATGCCCGACAGCTCGACGCCCCGGATCCTCGCGCTCGCGTGGGGCCTGGAGGCGGCGCCGCAGCGCGGCCCGAAGCGTGAGCTCTCACTCGAACGCATCGTCGACGCCGCCATCGAGATCGCCGACGCCGAGGGCATCGCCGCCGTCACGATGCAGCGCGTCGCGAAGGTCTTCGGCTTCAGCACCATGGCGCTGTATCGATACGTGTCGACGAAGGACGACCTGCATCAGCTCATGTTCGACGCCGCCCTGAGCGAGAGCTCGGCTCCGATCGCGACGGTCGATGACGACGACTGGCGGGCCGGGCTCGGTGCGCTCCTCCGCGGCCTCGTCGCCGCATATCGGGCACACCCGTGGGCCCTCGACATCTCGCTCACGCCCGATGTTCACTTCATGCCCGGACAGATGCGCTTCGTCGACACGAGCCTGCGCGCCATGCGCGACCTCCCCGTCTCCGGCCCGACGAAGCTCGGCGTGCTCGTCGTGGTGTCGGCGTTTGCGAGGGGCCTCGCCGCCGTCGAGCGCGAAGTGCTCGCCGGCACCGCGCTGCAGCCCGAGATCCGCGCCCTGATCGAGGAAGCCGTCCGGACGGCGGGGCTCCCCGATCTCCGACCACTCGTGGCGAGTGGCGCGTACTTCGACGACGAGTCCCGCGGCGCTGCACCCGATCCCGCGGTGGCCGTGACGGAGGCGAACGCGATCCTCGACTTCGGCGCGCAGGTGCTGCTCGCGGGGCTCGACGTCGTCATCGAGCAGATGCCCCCGGAAAGCGACGAGGTCGCGCCCCCACTCGACCCGGTGGAACAACTCGAGGCGGCCGAGGCCGAGCTGGTTCGACACCGCGAGCTGCGCAAGCAGGCGCAGCGGCGCGTTCAGCAGCTGGAACGCGAGGAGGCCGCGCTCCAGAAGGCACGTGACCGTGCGAAGGAACTCGCCAAGGCGCACGCGAAGTTCGCCGCGAAGCCCGACGCGGACTGA
- a CDS encoding ABC transporter ATP-binding protein — MPAIIEIDGLEKRYGDRTVLDALSLDIGEGVFALLGPNGSGKTTLVSILTTLLYPEAGTARILGHDVTRERTTVRRLIAATGQYASIDEMLTSRENLTMLGRLLGLAPRRASRRTEELLDAFELEDAADRPVSGFSGGMRRRLDLAASIIRTPAVLFLDEPSTGLDPMSRTRLWAQIAELATEGCTVFLTTQMLDEAEALADRVAVLRDGTIVADGTVDALKRLVGGQTAVLVDDDDVVQRTFETDGSAASVAELLQDLPEHERRLRLEFRSPTLDDAFIALTDPTNPGRSAQEAAA, encoded by the coding sequence ATGCCGGCAATCATCGAAATCGACGGACTCGAGAAGCGCTACGGCGACCGCACCGTGCTCGACGCGCTCTCGCTCGACATCGGTGAGGGGGTCTTCGCCCTTCTCGGTCCGAACGGTTCGGGCAAGACGACGCTCGTCTCGATTCTCACGACACTGCTCTACCCAGAGGCCGGAACGGCGCGCATCCTCGGTCACGACGTGACCCGCGAACGGACGACCGTGCGACGGCTCATTGCCGCGACGGGACAGTACGCGTCGATCGACGAGATGCTGACCTCACGGGAGAACCTGACGATGCTCGGGCGGCTCCTCGGACTCGCCCCGCGACGCGCGAGCCGCCGCACCGAGGAACTCCTCGACGCGTTCGAGCTCGAGGACGCCGCCGATCGACCGGTCTCCGGATTCTCGGGGGGCATGCGGCGACGACTCGACCTCGCCGCATCGATCATTCGCACCCCGGCTGTCCTGTTCCTCGACGAACCGTCGACGGGGCTCGATCCCATGAGCAGGACCCGGCTCTGGGCGCAGATCGCCGAGCTGGCCACCGAGGGCTGCACGGTGTTCCTTACCACGCAGATGCTCGACGAGGCGGAGGCGCTCGCCGATCGGGTCGCCGTCCTCCGGGACGGCACGATCGTCGCGGACGGCACGGTGGACGCACTGAAGCGGCTGGTCGGGGGCCAAACAGCGGTGCTCGTCGACGATGACGACGTCGTGCAGCGCACGTTCGAAACCGATGGCAGCGCGGCGTCCGTCGCGGAACTCCTGCAGGACCTGCCCGAGCACGAACGGCGACTGCGGCTCGAGTTCCGGAGCCCGACGCTCGACGACGCCTTCATCGCCCTCACCGACCCCACGAACCCCGGACGTTCAGCACAGGAGGCAGCCGCATGA